From the genome of Palaemon carinicauda isolate YSFRI2023 chromosome 6, ASM3689809v2, whole genome shotgun sequence, one region includes:
- the LOC137642759 gene encoding low-density lipoprotein receptor 2-like yields MKAALSFMVILVIVAGSMATKPTKKCKPSDHHCGDGKCIPSSFVCDGVFDCGDGNDEVDCDDTKSASSSSSFNSPAEDMPSEHEFDAPTFPLEFGP; encoded by the exons ATGAAGGCTGCCCTTTCATTTATGGTCATCCTTGTCATTGTGGCAG GGTCTATGGCCACGAAACCAACGAAAAAGTGCAAACCCAGTGATCATCACTGTGGTGACGGAAAGTGTATTCCATCCTCGTTCGTCTGCGATGGAGTTTTTGACTGCGGTGATGGCAACGACGAG GTTGACTGCGACGATACAAAGTCAGCTAGCAGTTCTTCTTCCTTCAACTCTCCCGCTGAAGACATGCCTTCTGAACATGAATTCGACGCTCCTACATTCCCTTTGGAGTTCGGCCCATGA